Proteins from a genomic interval of Carassius auratus strain Wakin unplaced genomic scaffold, ASM336829v1 scaf_tig00003633, whole genome shotgun sequence:
- the LOC113070255 gene encoding uncharacterized protein LOC113070255, producing the protein MPQSTASAPSGYEYVGPGATRTRYSQTPFTPAPGNHGPWAHLQWTTRARPWVTTSPPPVFEISTQKCFTPLPGTEPDAVIIGDSFVQQIPAILTADESPRVVMLHARVNDTMLRQMDTLKRDFRSLIEAMIIVSGPLPTCRRGHERLSRLFALDEWLLSWCKEQKLLFVNNWNLFWECPWLFRADGLHLTRVGAELLSDSISRRLRSI; encoded by the exons GCCTGGTGCAACCAGGACTCGATATTCCCAGACGCCCTTCACTCCAGCACCGGGAAACCACGGACCCTGGGCGCATCTACAGTGGACAACGCGAGCCAGGCCCTGGGTGACGACTTCGCCCCCTCCAGTCTTTGAGATCTCCACCCAGAAGTGCTTCACTCCCCTCCCTGGGACGGAACCCGATGCTGTGATCATAGGAGACTCCTTCGTCCAACAA ATACCTGCGATCCTGACGGCTGACGAGAGCCCAAGAGTGGTCATGCTTCACGCCAGGGTTAATGACACAATGCTGAGGCAGATGGACacactgaagagggacttcaggagcctgatcgaggcaatgatcatcgtgtcaggaccactgcccacatGTCGACGAGGACATGAAAGGTtgagtagactttttgctttagatgaatggttattgtcatggtgtaaagaacagaaactgctctttgttaataattggaatcttttctgggagtgtCCTTGGCTTTTTCGTGCTGATGGCCTGCATCTCACCAGAGTCGGAGCGGAACTCCTATCAGACAGCATCTCCAGAAGACTTCGCTCCATATGA